From Rhodovastum atsumiense, a single genomic window includes:
- a CDS encoding TorD/DmsD family molecular chaperone gives MTDANTLFAHGAACGFLARLLRPGCDRALLHRCAQDHIAETWPPGTTGEAGRTGLALLGQALASLDTITLEAIEHDNTRLFLGPEAPVPMWESVWTTEERLLFADCTHAVAAAFTAAGLAPPGAWREPADHLAFELAFLATLLTRAGQATAEGEPERARHDVATAAAFFAQHPDRWARSCLHEINKRADTDFYRGVALLGIDTLDALQALLACAQDEKK, from the coding sequence ATGACCGACGCGAACACCCTGTTCGCCCATGGCGCCGCCTGCGGCTTCCTGGCGCGACTGCTCCGCCCCGGCTGCGACCGGGCCCTGCTGCACCGCTGCGCGCAGGACCACATCGCCGAAACCTGGCCACCCGGCACTACGGGCGAGGCAGGCCGCACGGGGCTTGCCCTGCTGGGGCAGGCGCTCGCCTCCCTGGACACGATCACGCTGGAAGCGATCGAGCACGACAACACGCGGCTGTTCCTTGGGCCGGAGGCGCCGGTGCCGATGTGGGAATCGGTGTGGACGACCGAGGAACGGCTGCTGTTCGCCGATTGCACCCATGCGGTCGCGGCCGCCTTCACCGCGGCCGGGCTGGCGCCGCCCGGCGCATGGCGTGAACCCGCAGACCACCTGGCTTTCGAACTCGCCTTCCTCGCGACCCTGCTGACCCGCGCCGGGCAGGCAACCGCGGAGGGCGAACCGGAGCGGGCGCGGCACGACGTCGCCACCGCGGCAGCATTCTTCGCGCAGCATCCGGACCGGTGGGCAAGGTCATGCCTGCACGAGATCAATAAACGGGCAGATACGGATTTTTATCGGGGCGTGGCATTGCTGGGCATCGATACCCTGGACGCCCTGCAGGCCCTCCTCGCCTGCGCGCAAGACGAGAAAAAATAA